In one window of Dehalobacter sp. DNA:
- a CDS encoding 4Fe-4S dicluster domain-containing protein codes for MMIKYAFFFDQSRCYSCHACSVACKEWNGIEPGPEKWMTVYEWEDGSYPDLKVHSLAFPCGHCQNPVCIQACPNRAIFKEEKYGAVLVDDEKCQGCRQCLKACPYGAPKFADDAPGTKMSKCTMCFDRLEKGEIPICVASCPLRAFDFGTLEEMQNKYGTLRQLEGMPDPEITKPNFIVKEAAPKKELIAYDKEKALKLMQQRGDLGTIFEQMEDVTEVDKKQISRSELKMKHESTRALLSETRNNAG; via the coding sequence ATGATGATAAAGTACGCTTTTTTCTTTGATCAAAGCCGCTGCTATTCCTGTCATGCCTGCAGCGTCGCCTGCAAGGAATGGAACGGTATTGAACCCGGACCAGAGAAATGGATGACGGTTTATGAATGGGAAGATGGCAGCTATCCCGATTTAAAGGTGCATAGCCTGGCCTTTCCCTGCGGCCATTGCCAAAATCCGGTCTGCATCCAAGCCTGCCCTAATAGAGCCATTTTCAAAGAAGAAAAATACGGTGCGGTGTTAGTCGATGACGAAAAATGTCAAGGATGCCGCCAATGCCTCAAGGCCTGTCCCTATGGTGCCCCCAAATTCGCCGATGACGCCCCCGGGACTAAAATGAGCAAATGCACAATGTGCTTCGACCGTCTGGAAAAGGGGGAAATCCCTATTTGTGTGGCCTCTTGCCCTCTGCGGGCCTTCGATTTTGGAACGTTAGAAGAAATGCAAAACAAGTACGGCACTCTCCGGCAGCTCGAAGGAATGCCTGATCCTGAAATAACCAAGCCTAATTTCATTGTTAAGGAGGCCGCGCCGAAAAAAGAGCTGATTGCTTATGACAAAGAAAAAGCCCTTAAATTAATGCAGCAAAGAGGGGACTTGGGAACCATATTTGAGCAGATGGAGGATGTAACGGAAGTGGATAAGAAACAAATTTCCAGAAGCGAGCTGAAGATGAAACATGAAAGTACGCGTGCTCTGCTTTCGGAAACACGCAACAATGCCGGTTAA
- a CDS encoding molybdopterin-dependent oxidoreductase produces the protein MSKEKVLKKLKTQHEDEKIFYTTCYQNGCWDAACVLRCHVKDNVLTAVEPETINKGIGREDNIGDEAVRAGMMQTRPCVMSHSWRKEIEAPTRIIYPMKRVGPKGYGGGHLERISWDEALDTIAAKIREVIDLYGPYSIFHKDTFWKRNFFSLAPYLKAGVAAWGDDSCPAQTAAEYHHFGYDIGAMFGEGRDIGTTGYEAPDLLNSNLIVLWGMDPLVSWYGPSSYYMKLAREKGIPIILIDPRYTTSAQVLADQWIPIRPGTDLAMMLAVAYVLYEEDLYDHDYVAQHVEPEGFAKFRNYVMGGEDQQAKSPEWAETICTVPAETIREFARLYARSKPVHLQYQYGPSKRHLGEYSASAAILLQAMTGNTTIPGGCEGGLCLWTPTRIPAPEPDYQKAPEEYVSPVCLNFNKMDEAIILREDYNHGKITETEYRRAIGSPPDSPLPNIQMVISVNNFMNNLHDTNKRIKAMTKLHFSWGFLWHHNQPTVEAMDIVLPAPVYMFESTDDFLLGSNRFMQSPGGMHNYFVYCQKVVNPPGEVRPIAWVYTQLANRLGIGDKYNPLLKDVSWDKWDEAVDDLYRKGYEKWAKDEDGWLAMLGINPLPWEEFLKDPVVRVPIDEPAYAFKGKVEIGENPFAYTPSGKIEFSSKLLETTDCRNTEFGGRMDPIPRWEPSYMDEPSSDSFYHPKTKEYPLSMITAISMFRQQSCNANNPLLRDCYDHAVWMNPADAKTRKIESDDLVWIHNELGELVMPVYITSKMMPGTVAIYHGAWYKPSDVKTETMPHGIDTGGNTNFLIPDVHLPHAVGINIKHGLVEIKKFGKFGGGR, from the coding sequence TTGAGTAAAGAGAAAGTTCTGAAAAAACTAAAAACCCAGCATGAAGACGAAAAAATATTCTACACCACCTGTTATCAAAATGGTTGCTGGGACGCGGCCTGCGTTCTCCGCTGCCATGTGAAAGACAACGTTCTAACCGCGGTGGAGCCCGAGACCATCAACAAGGGCATCGGACGAGAAGACAACATCGGTGACGAAGCTGTCCGGGCAGGGATGATGCAAACCCGGCCCTGCGTAATGAGCCATTCCTGGAGAAAAGAGATTGAAGCTCCCACCAGAATTATTTATCCCATGAAAAGGGTGGGCCCCAAAGGCTATGGCGGTGGTCATCTGGAGAGAATTTCCTGGGATGAAGCCCTGGATACCATTGCAGCCAAGATCCGAGAAGTCATCGACCTTTACGGCCCTTACAGTATTTTTCACAAAGACACATTCTGGAAAAGAAACTTTTTCTCTTTGGCTCCTTATCTGAAAGCCGGTGTTGCTGCGTGGGGAGACGATTCCTGCCCGGCCCAGACGGCCGCAGAATATCACCACTTTGGCTATGATATCGGGGCAATGTTCGGTGAAGGACGAGATATTGGCACTACCGGTTACGAAGCGCCTGATCTGCTTAATTCCAACCTCATCGTTCTTTGGGGTATGGATCCCCTGGTCAGCTGGTACGGACCGTCTTCTTATTATATGAAGCTGGCCAGGGAAAAAGGAATCCCCATTATTCTCATTGATCCGCGTTATACGACTAGTGCCCAAGTGCTGGCCGACCAATGGATCCCAATCAGACCCGGGACCGACTTGGCCATGATGTTAGCCGTTGCTTATGTTTTGTATGAAGAAGATCTGTATGATCACGATTACGTAGCACAGCATGTGGAGCCTGAAGGCTTTGCCAAGTTCCGTAATTACGTCATGGGCGGAGAAGACCAGCAAGCAAAATCACCGGAGTGGGCCGAAACGATTTGTACAGTCCCTGCGGAGACCATCCGGGAATTTGCCCGGCTCTATGCTAGAAGCAAACCGGTTCATCTTCAGTATCAGTATGGCCCCTCCAAGAGACATTTGGGGGAATATTCCGCTTCAGCAGCCATACTTTTACAAGCGATGACCGGCAATACAACAATACCCGGAGGCTGTGAAGGGGGCCTCTGTCTTTGGACGCCTACCAGGATACCTGCTCCGGAACCCGATTATCAAAAGGCCCCAGAGGAATATGTATCTCCGGTTTGTCTTAACTTTAATAAAATGGATGAGGCCATTATTTTACGTGAAGACTATAACCATGGCAAAATCACGGAAACCGAATACCGCCGGGCCATCGGTTCCCCACCGGACAGCCCGCTTCCCAATATCCAGATGGTGATTTCCGTAAACAACTTTATGAATAATTTGCACGATACCAATAAACGCATCAAGGCGATGACCAAGCTGCACTTCTCCTGGGGATTTCTGTGGCATCACAATCAGCCTACAGTAGAGGCGATGGATATTGTGCTTCCGGCGCCGGTTTACATGTTTGAATCCACCGATGACTTTCTTTTGGGTTCGAACCGCTTCATGCAAAGTCCCGGGGGTATGCACAACTATTTCGTCTATTGTCAGAAAGTCGTCAATCCTCCCGGTGAGGTTCGCCCGATAGCATGGGTTTATACCCAGCTTGCCAACAGGTTAGGAATTGGAGATAAATATAACCCCTTGCTGAAGGATGTTTCCTGGGATAAATGGGATGAAGCGGTGGACGACCTCTACCGGAAAGGCTATGAAAAGTGGGCCAAAGATGAAGACGGTTGGTTAGCTATGCTGGGAATCAATCCGCTGCCCTGGGAAGAATTCTTGAAAGACCCCGTTGTTCGTGTCCCGATCGACGAACCGGCATACGCCTTTAAAGGTAAGGTCGAAATTGGCGAGAATCCGTTTGCATATACGCCATCGGGTAAAATCGAATTCTCTTCCAAGCTTTTGGAAACCACTGATTGCCGCAACACGGAATTTGGCGGCCGCATGGATCCCATACCACGCTGGGAGCCTAGCTATATGGACGAACCATCCAGTGACAGCTTTTATCATCCGAAAACCAAAGAATATCCGTTGTCAATGATCACGGCAATTTCCATGTTCAGACAGCAATCCTGCAACGCCAATAACCCCTTGCTGCGGGACTGCTACGACCATGCCGTCTGGATGAACCCGGCTGACGCTAAGACCAGAAAGATCGAGTCTGATGACCTGGTATGGATTCACAACGAATTGGGCGAACTGGTCATGCCGGTCTATATCACTTCCAAAATGATGCCGGGTACGGTGGCCATTTATCATGGTGCCTGGTATAAACCCAGCGACGTCAAAACTGAGACCATGCCGCATGGTATTGACACGGGAGGCAACACCAATTTCTTAATCCCGGATGTGCATCTGCCCCATGCTGTGGGGATTAACATTAAGCATGGCCTGGTGGAAATCAAGAAATTCGGGAAATTCGGAGGTGGAAGATGA